One region of Luteolibacter yonseiensis genomic DNA includes:
- a CDS encoding DUF455 family protein, whose translation MTEIREIAERVLFAETLEEKLRLGPVGAVDHSPGPAIALPDAPGRPRELRVRGNGVRVDFPGIHRLDDDRERGVMLHFLANHELLAAELMALVLLRFPDAPKEYRAGVYEAMREEQAHALMYVRRMKECGIAFGELPVNDHFWRLIAPMETPLDFVTRLNLTFEQANLDFSKHYAGLFRQVGDTATAAVLEKIHQDEIGHVGHGLKWFRRWKEGGETDWQAFRRCLHFPLTPARAKGLAPFNADSRRLAGLDEDFISHLEVCEHSRGRTPVVHWFNPNAESHARATMIGKPWQPDKTALALEHDLEALMLGCCRRDDAVLMRAAPSIDHLTSLKNAGYELPEIMTVGSPAGRKLGGLRPWAWSPDAVERLRPYADDVSPNVDQPWREALPAEWFSKEIGLRLEHAMGPVPETGLLFHEVEPVLSAIQRHLGSGQALLKAPMSYAGRGHLRVNAESDPLKTRNWISNTLASHGSVVVEPWLDRVMDFSALYEMKADGAVPLIGMTRMENDAAGRFLGIRVSPKWGTILDPEIAVYLFREARVMEVYQKQIPALLGGLLPGYVGPLCVDAMVHRRADGSPALKPVVEMNVRMTMGRIAWEWMKRKPGSAGGRLRLLRRQSLTAAELEELRKGPGIFLNDPASALSFLAFWEER comes from the coding sequence GTGACGGAGATCCGGGAAATCGCGGAGCGCGTGTTGTTCGCGGAGACGCTTGAGGAAAAGCTGCGGCTGGGGCCGGTCGGCGCGGTGGATCATTCACCGGGCCCGGCGATCGCCTTGCCGGATGCTCCGGGACGCCCCCGGGAGCTGCGGGTGCGCGGCAATGGGGTGCGGGTGGATTTTCCCGGGATTCATCGGCTGGACGATGATCGGGAGAGGGGGGTGATGCTGCATTTCCTGGCGAATCACGAACTGTTGGCCGCGGAGCTGATGGCGCTGGTGCTGCTGCGTTTCCCGGACGCGCCGAAGGAATACCGCGCCGGGGTTTACGAGGCGATGCGCGAGGAGCAGGCTCACGCGCTGATGTACGTGCGGCGCATGAAGGAGTGTGGCATCGCATTCGGGGAACTGCCGGTGAACGATCATTTCTGGCGGCTCATCGCACCGATGGAGACCCCCTTGGACTTCGTCACGCGGTTGAACCTCACGTTCGAGCAGGCGAATCTGGATTTTTCAAAACACTATGCCGGACTCTTCCGCCAGGTCGGCGATACGGCGACGGCGGCGGTGTTGGAAAAAATCCATCAGGATGAGATCGGGCACGTGGGCCATGGCTTGAAATGGTTCCGCCGCTGGAAGGAGGGCGGGGAAACGGATTGGCAGGCCTTCCGTCGTTGTCTGCATTTTCCGCTCACCCCGGCGCGGGCGAAAGGGCTGGCTCCGTTCAATGCGGACAGCAGACGGCTCGCCGGGCTGGACGAGGATTTCATCAGCCATCTGGAAGTTTGCGAGCATTCACGCGGAAGAACGCCGGTGGTGCATTGGTTCAATCCGAACGCGGAATCGCATGCCCGTGCCACGATGATCGGGAAACCCTGGCAGCCGGATAAAACGGCGCTGGCACTCGAGCATGATCTTGAGGCGCTCATGCTGGGCTGCTGCCGGCGGGATGATGCCGTGCTGATGCGCGCCGCGCCATCCATCGACCATCTCACGAGTCTCAAGAACGCGGGCTATGAGTTGCCGGAAATCATGACGGTTGGCAGCCCCGCCGGTCGCAAGCTCGGCGGACTGAGGCCGTGGGCATGGTCGCCGGATGCGGTCGAACGGCTTCGTCCCTATGCGGACGACGTCTCGCCGAACGTGGACCAACCCTGGCGGGAGGCGCTTCCTGCGGAATGGTTTTCAAAGGAAATCGGCCTGCGTCTGGAGCATGCCATGGGCCCTGTTCCGGAAACCGGATTGTTGTTTCATGAGGTGGAACCTGTCCTCTCGGCGATCCAGCGGCATCTCGGCTCCGGACAGGCCCTGCTCAAGGCACCCATGTCCTACGCGGGTCGCGGGCATCTGCGGGTGAATGCGGAGAGCGATCCGCTGAAGACACGCAACTGGATTTCCAACACCCTCGCCAGCCACGGCTCTGTCGTCGTCGAGCCATGGCTGGATCGCGTGATGGATTTCTCCGCACTCTACGAAATGAAAGCCGATGGCGCCGTCCCGCTCATCGGCATGACCCGCATGGAAAACGACGCGGCGGGACGCTTTCTCGGCATCCGGGTGAGTCCGAAATGGGGAACGATCTTGGACCCGGAGATCGCGGTGTATTTATTCCGCGAAGCCCGGGTGATGGAGGTCTATCAGAAACAGATTCCGGCGTTGCTGGGTGGATTGCTTCCCGGCTATGTCGGACCGTTGTGTGTGGATGCGATGGTCCACCGTCGCGCGGACGGTTCGCCCGCGCTCAAGCCCGTGGTGGAGATGAACGTCCGTATGACGATGGGCCGCATCGCGTGGGAGTGGATGAAACGCAAGCCGGGCAGCGCGGGTGGCAGGCTTCGTCTGTTGCGCCGGCAATCACTGACGGCTGCTGAATTGGAGGAGCTCCGGAAGGGGCCCGGAATTTTTCTGAACGATCCGGCATCCGCATTGAGTTTTCTCGCCTTCTGGGAAGAGCGCTGA
- a CDS encoding OmpH family outer membrane protein, whose product MTRHSSGHTPRFISTVCFFLYAISAIVHAVEEVPGGRESPLAAPLKIATVDMRELYKQYYRSTELEKEMGVHQARIQKEDGARVARAKELEERLGKIRKQLEDPSLNDSKKQSLFKTWQAGQQEAIALDRERREFVQRRAQALNEEMRLRMKAILGEIRGMVEEWAKSEDFDHVLDRSGLSGFHVPILLYAKDSTDITGTLLKGLNRGAPAENPVTKTAGEDRLEVEAGR is encoded by the coding sequence ATGACCAGACATTCATCCGGCCACACACCGCGCTTCATCAGCACGGTCTGCTTTTTCCTGTATGCGATTTCCGCCATCGTCCATGCGGTGGAAGAGGTGCCCGGCGGTCGGGAATCCCCGTTGGCGGCTCCATTGAAAATCGCCACCGTGGACATGCGGGAGCTCTACAAGCAGTATTACCGTAGTACGGAACTGGAAAAGGAGATGGGCGTTCATCAGGCAAGGATCCAAAAAGAGGATGGCGCGCGCGTGGCCCGGGCGAAGGAACTCGAAGAACGGCTGGGAAAAATCCGCAAGCAGCTTGAGGACCCCTCCCTGAATGACTCGAAAAAACAATCGCTCTTCAAGACATGGCAGGCAGGGCAGCAGGAAGCCATCGCCCTTGATCGGGAACGCCGTGAGTTCGTCCAGCGCCGGGCACAGGCGCTCAATGAGGAGATGCGCCTCCGGATGAAGGCCATTCTTGGAGAAATCCGGGGGATGGTCGAGGAATGGGCGAAATCGGAGGATTTCGACCATGTGCTCGACCGGTCCGGTCTCAGCGGCTTCCATGTTCCCATCCTTCTCTATGCCAAGGACTCCACCGATATCACCGGAACCCTTCTCAAGGGGCTCAACCGCGGTGCTCCGGCGGAAAATCCCGTGACAAAAACCGCTGGTGAAGACAGGCTCGAAGTTGAAGCAGGCCGTTGA
- a CDS encoding RNA polymerase sigma factor, producing the protein MDVEIPTLTHGLSCCDEAAWRTFHDHFYPMLHALAVSRGAAACDAPGIVQGVYLRVLRHAKVFGSADSFDAWLACLVRCEVIDTARRRGRRSWLNERFQQWQESRSIDGDDAARSQLEDALAGLDASDLSLIQRHYLDGWSQENLAEEHQISVKAVESKLARLRKRVRRNFEKAATHSSI; encoded by the coding sequence ATGGATGTTGAAATTCCAACGCTGACGCATGGGTTGTCGTGCTGCGACGAAGCCGCGTGGCGGACATTCCACGATCATTTCTATCCCATGCTCCATGCCTTGGCCGTTTCCCGGGGAGCCGCCGCCTGCGATGCGCCGGGGATCGTCCAAGGCGTCTACCTGCGGGTCCTGCGGCATGCGAAGGTGTTCGGGAGCGCGGATTCCTTCGACGCCTGGCTCGCCTGTCTCGTCCGCTGCGAGGTCATCGATACCGCCCGCCGGAGGGGACGGAGGTCCTGGCTGAATGAACGTTTCCAGCAGTGGCAGGAGTCGAGATCAATCGATGGGGACGACGCCGCCCGGAGCCAGTTGGAAGACGCGCTGGCTGGTTTGGACGCGAGCGATCTTTCGTTGATCCAACGGCATTATCTGGACGGCTGGTCGCAGGAAAATCTCGCCGAGGAACACCAGATCAGCGTGAAGGCGGTGGAGTCGAAACTGGCGCGTCTGCGCAAACGTGTCCGCCGGAATTTTGAGAAAGCCGCAACCCATTCATCGATATGA
- a CDS encoding thioredoxin family protein, with protein MKAITWLASATLGVAALTSSAFANTPEGWTTDLEKAFVQAKAEKKSVLVEFTGSDWCPPCIAMRKNVFSKKEFVSEASKKYILVELDYPNGDKAVKEKNQPYAEKYKIEGFPTVILFNPEGKEFTRFFASEFPKTEDFLKHIDKALEKKDLD; from the coding sequence ATGAAAGCAATTACCTGGCTCGCTTCCGCAACCCTGGGCGTCGCCGCTCTCACCTCCTCCGCATTCGCCAACACCCCGGAAGGCTGGACCACCGATCTTGAAAAAGCCTTTGTCCAAGCCAAGGCGGAGAAAAAGTCGGTGCTCGTCGAGTTCACCGGCTCGGACTGGTGCCCGCCATGCATCGCCATGCGGAAAAACGTCTTTTCCAAGAAGGAGTTCGTCTCCGAGGCATCGAAAAAATACATCTTGGTCGAACTGGACTACCCGAACGGCGACAAGGCCGTAAAGGAGAAGAACCAGCCTTACGCCGAGAAATACAAGATCGAGGGCTTCCCGACCGTCATCCTTTTCAATCCGGAAGGAAAGGAATTCACCCGCTTCTTCGCCTCCGAATTCCCGAAAACGGAGGATTTCCTCAAGCACATCGACAAGGCGCTTGAGAAGAAGGATCTCGACTGA
- the rdgB gene encoding RdgB/HAM1 family non-canonical purine NTP pyrophosphatase has product MQRLILATRNAHKTAEIRAMVGDRYEVLDVTAFPDLPEIEETGTKFLENARLKAEGISLHVEGWVLSDDSGLEVDALDGAPGVWSSSYGGEEGNHAKNNARLLTEMAGKSDRTARFRCTMVLARDGREVAHFSGAVEGRLVEALHGTGGFGYDPLFIPDGYDQTFAELGDGIKNTLSHRSRALAEVIAYLNDNGIK; this is encoded by the coding sequence ATGCAACGCCTCATCCTCGCCACCCGCAACGCCCATAAAACCGCTGAAATCCGTGCGATGGTCGGCGACCGCTACGAAGTCCTCGATGTGACGGCGTTTCCCGACCTGCCGGAAATCGAGGAAACGGGAACAAAATTTTTAGAAAACGCGCGGCTCAAGGCCGAGGGCATCAGCCTTCACGTGGAAGGATGGGTGCTTTCGGACGATTCGGGTCTGGAAGTGGACGCCCTCGACGGCGCACCCGGCGTGTGGTCATCCAGTTATGGTGGGGAGGAAGGGAACCACGCGAAGAACAACGCGCGGCTCCTCACGGAAATGGCGGGGAAATCCGACCGCACCGCCCGTTTCCGCTGTACCATGGTGCTCGCGAGGGATGGCAGGGAAGTCGCGCACTTCAGCGGCGCCGTGGAAGGTCGCTTGGTTGAAGCCCTGCACGGCACGGGTGGCTTCGGCTACGATCCGTTGTTCATACCAGACGGCTATGACCAGACCTTCGCGGAATTGGGTGACGGGATCAAAAACACGCTCAGTCACCGCTCCCGTGCGCTGGCGGAGGTCATCGCGTATCTCAACGACAACGGCATAAAATAA
- a CDS encoding NlpC/P60 family protein — protein sequence MKRFFLLLALLTPVIGTLASCSSQVKAKHPVSYRFERGRTAMIKDGVAYAPRNAPAAVKRAIAAGNRLQGKPYKWGGGHGKLQDSGYDCSGSVSYVLREAGLMKGSGTSKSFFGYGKKGEGKWITLYIRNGHVFMTVAGLRLDTGGPGNESGPRWKTATRQGRGHVVRHPKGL from the coding sequence ATGAAACGGTTTTTCCTGCTCCTTGCCCTCCTGACGCCCGTCATCGGCACATTGGCATCCTGCTCAAGTCAGGTGAAAGCCAAGCACCCGGTTTCGTACCGGTTCGAGAGAGGTCGCACGGCGATGATCAAGGATGGGGTGGCCTACGCTCCAAGAAACGCCCCCGCTGCAGTGAAACGCGCCATCGCCGCAGGTAACCGGCTCCAGGGGAAACCTTACAAATGGGGCGGCGGCCATGGGAAATTGCAGGATTCGGGTTACGATTGCTCGGGTTCCGTCTCCTATGTCCTGCGTGAAGCGGGCCTCATGAAAGGCAGCGGTACTTCCAAGAGCTTTTTCGGCTACGGCAAGAAAGGTGAAGGGAAATGGATCACGCTCTATATCCGGAACGGACATGTCTTCATGACCGTCGCGGGCCTCCGTCTCGATACCGGTGGCCCGGGGAACGAATCCGGCCCCCGTTGGAAAACCGCGACGCGTCAGGGCCGCGGCCACGTGGTGAGGCATCCCAAGGGGCTTTAA
- a CDS encoding HAD family hydrolase has product MAFSAVLFDFDGVLVDTEWAIYQAWLRTFRKHGHDLPLATYTRCIGSDFATWSPKTHLEELSGLAFDWHDLDARRQEEILRDLAGEGLMPGVTGLLDKLATQAIRRAVVSSSSHHWVDGWLEKLAFADRFESVVCRGDAPRIKPAPDLYLEGARRLGLPPAECLVIEDSLNGVKAAKAAGMTVWVVPNRVTAELDFASADRVFPTLAELAAAV; this is encoded by the coding sequence ATGGCATTTTCCGCAGTGTTGTTTGATTTCGACGGCGTGCTCGTCGATACCGAATGGGCGATCTACCAGGCGTGGTTGCGGACATTCCGGAAACACGGGCACGATCTGCCGCTGGCGACGTATACCCGCTGCATCGGCTCCGACTTCGCCACGTGGTCGCCGAAGACGCACCTGGAGGAGCTCTCGGGCCTGGCGTTCGACTGGCACGATCTCGACGCACGGCGGCAGGAGGAGATCCTGCGCGATCTGGCGGGTGAGGGGCTCATGCCCGGCGTCACCGGTTTGCTGGACAAGCTCGCAACCCAGGCGATCCGGCGGGCCGTCGTCTCAAGTTCGTCGCACCATTGGGTGGACGGCTGGTTGGAAAAACTCGCGTTTGCCGATCGGTTCGAGTCGGTGGTCTGCCGGGGAGACGCTCCACGGATCAAGCCCGCGCCGGATCTATACCTGGAAGGTGCGAGGCGGCTCGGACTTCCTCCTGCGGAATGCCTCGTCATCGAGGATTCGCTCAATGGTGTAAAAGCCGCGAAGGCCGCCGGCATGACGGTATGGGTCGTTCCGAACCGGGTGACGGCGGAACTGGATTTTGCCTCCGCCGATCGGGTTTTCCCGACGCTGGCGGAACTCGCCGCGGCGGTTTAA
- a CDS encoding protein-disulfide reductase DsbD domain-containing protein, producing the protein MRRLIALIFSLLALSAGAETKPPKGVDATLVSETGGISAGKKFTVALKLRHHEKFHTYWENPGVAGVPTKIVWQLPEGFSAGPIQWPYPEKTMMAVHPVHGYERDVMLLVDITPPAEIPSAKVTLQATATWMACADGCYPGKTSLSLELPVSSESGVDETFSKARQEIPRALEDWDAKLLSAVDAEEIRFRLTPADPGSTLPGDLYFFSSDGQVSSDQPQHVEQKDGSYEITVRRSEFGPKGKATLPGVLLSKSPLGKDGPRFATIEAR; encoded by the coding sequence ATGCGCCGCCTCATTGCACTGATTTTTTCCCTGCTCGCCCTTTCCGCCGGAGCGGAAACCAAGCCGCCGAAGGGCGTGGATGCCACACTCGTTTCGGAAACCGGCGGCATCAGCGCGGGAAAAAAATTCACCGTCGCGCTCAAGCTGCGTCATCACGAGAAGTTCCATACCTATTGGGAGAACCCCGGTGTGGCGGGTGTGCCGACAAAGATCGTGTGGCAGCTTCCCGAAGGCTTTTCCGCAGGGCCCATCCAGTGGCCATATCCGGAAAAAACCATGATGGCGGTCCATCCCGTGCACGGATACGAGCGGGATGTCATGTTGCTGGTGGATATCACACCTCCTGCGGAAATCCCATCTGCGAAAGTCACGCTCCAGGCCACCGCCACGTGGATGGCCTGTGCCGACGGGTGTTATCCGGGAAAAACCTCCCTCAGTCTCGAACTTCCAGTTTCGTCCGAATCGGGCGTGGATGAGACGTTTTCCAAGGCACGCCAGGAAATCCCCCGCGCGCTGGAGGATTGGGATGCCAAGCTTTTGTCCGCTGTGGATGCGGAGGAAATCCGCTTCCGCCTGACGCCTGCTGATCCCGGTTCGACTCTGCCGGGTGATCTCTATTTTTTCTCCTCGGACGGTCAGGTTTCCTCGGACCAACCGCAGCACGTCGAACAAAAAGACGGATCGTACGAAATCACCGTCAGGCGGTCCGAGTTTGGTCCCAAGGGGAAGGCAACCCTGCCGGGAGTCCTGCTATCCAAGTCCCCGCTCGGTAAGGATGGGCCGCGTTTCGCCACCATCGAGGCACGGTAG
- the azu gene encoding azurin gives MKNLILAFAATCIALPALAEEKKLELTGNDQMQFSTKALEVTAGDTVVLTFKHIGKLPKAAMGHNFVLLKAGTAIPAFATKAMKATTTDYVPEDEESKKQVIAHTKLLGGGETETLTFTAPAEAGAYPFVCTFPGHFALMSGVLTVKAK, from the coding sequence ATGAAAAATTTGATCCTAGCATTCGCAGCCACCTGTATCGCCCTTCCCGCCCTCGCCGAGGAAAAGAAACTCGAACTCACTGGTAACGACCAAATGCAGTTCAGCACCAAGGCATTGGAAGTCACCGCCGGTGACACCGTGGTTCTCACTTTCAAACACATCGGCAAGCTTCCGAAGGCTGCCATGGGCCACAACTTCGTCCTTCTCAAGGCGGGCACCGCGATTCCTGCCTTCGCAACCAAGGCGATGAAGGCAACCACCACCGACTACGTCCCTGAAGACGAGGAGAGCAAGAAGCAGGTCATCGCCCACACCAAGCTTCTGGGCGGCGGCGAGACGGAGACCCTCACTTTCACCGCTCCTGCCGAAGCCGGTGCCTATCCATTCGTCTGCACCTTCCCAGGCCACTTCGCCCTGATGTCCGGTGTTCTGACCGTGAAGGCCAAGTAA
- a CDS encoding DNA alkylation repair protein, protein MEPFKNAFSYPNACRIATRILDVHPAFPMAAFRRGLEEELEPLELKQRMRSIALRIEAGLPESPELFPILVKTLARNEDDPDGLRGFLVWPLTDIVARRGLDHFEESMAALREMTRVFTAEFAIRPFLREHRQRTLRHMKKWAKDPDEHVRRLVSEGTRPLLPWGERLPELMADPGLAMPLLEILHRDKSDYVRLSVSNHLNDFSKSHPELVLETLAKWRDAGKPDAGFAKLARHACRTLIKQGHPQALSYHGFGSADSLEIEEFSLLTPAVEIGGHLEYRLRVRNTSPAPLRVLYDYAILHRKANGSQTPKVFKGRVRELAGGEIWEITGRHPMKPVTTRVYHSGRHAIEPRLNGRAFPALDFDFHA, encoded by the coding sequence ATGGAGCCTTTCAAAAACGCATTTTCCTATCCGAACGCCTGCCGCATCGCGACGCGCATCCTGGACGTTCATCCGGCATTTCCCATGGCCGCCTTCCGCCGCGGGCTGGAAGAGGAGCTCGAGCCTCTGGAGCTGAAACAGCGGATGCGGTCGATCGCGCTGCGTATCGAGGCCGGTCTTCCGGAATCACCGGAGCTGTTTCCCATCCTTGTCAAAACCCTCGCGCGGAATGAGGACGATCCGGATGGCCTGCGTGGTTTCCTCGTCTGGCCTCTCACCGACATCGTGGCACGGCGCGGCTTGGATCATTTCGAAGAGTCGATGGCCGCGCTGCGTGAGATGACACGCGTTTTCACCGCGGAGTTCGCCATCCGTCCGTTCCTGCGGGAACACCGGCAACGCACGCTCCGCCACATGAAGAAATGGGCGAAGGATCCGGACGAGCATGTCCGGCGGCTTGTATCCGAAGGCACCCGCCCGCTGCTGCCATGGGGCGAGCGTCTCCCCGAACTGATGGCGGATCCCGGTCTTGCCATGCCATTGTTGGAAATCCTCCACCGCGACAAGAGCGACTACGTGCGACTGTCCGTTTCCAACCATCTTAACGATTTCAGCAAATCCCATCCGGAACTGGTATTGGAAACCCTGGCAAAATGGCGGGATGCGGGAAAGCCGGACGCCGGTTTTGCGAAACTCGCCCGTCACGCCTGCCGCACGCTCATCAAACAAGGCCACCCGCAGGCGCTTTCCTACCACGGATTCGGCAGCGCGGATTCCTTGGAAATCGAGGAATTCTCGCTCCTCACTCCAGCGGTGGAAATCGGCGGGCATCTCGAGTACCGCCTGCGGGTGAGGAACACCTCCCCCGCCCCGCTGCGGGTGCTCTACGATTACGCGATCCTGCATCGCAAGGCGAACGGCAGCCAGACTCCCAAGGTTTTCAAGGGGCGGGTCAGGGAGCTGGCAGGCGGGGAAATCTGGGAGATCACCGGCCGTCATCCGATGAAACCGGTCACCACCCGGGTCTACCATTCGGGCCGGCACGCCATCGAACCACGGCTGAACGGCCGGGCGTTTCCTGCGTTGGACTTTGATTTCCATGCGTGA
- a CDS encoding nucleoside deaminase, translated as MKKAIDLARRGMRQGEGGPFGAVVVRDGAIIGEGWNRVLATNDPTAHGEVSAIRDACAKLGTFSLAGCEIHTTGQPCPMCLGAIHWARIGRIYYGFSIGDAAEIGFDDTEFHRQMRLPEQERLIPSEESCREEALQLAREYSRLPNRRHY; from the coding sequence ATGAAAAAAGCCATCGACCTCGCACGCCGGGGCATGCGTCAGGGAGAGGGAGGACCATTCGGCGCGGTGGTTGTGAGGGATGGAGCGATTATTGGAGAAGGTTGGAACCGGGTTCTGGCGACGAATGATCCGACGGCACACGGGGAGGTGTCCGCCATCCGGGATGCCTGTGCGAAACTCGGGACATTTTCACTCGCAGGTTGTGAAATCCACACCACCGGACAGCCATGTCCGATGTGTCTGGGTGCGATCCACTGGGCGAGGATCGGCAGGATTTATTATGGTTTCAGCATCGGAGACGCGGCGGAGATCGGATTCGACGATACGGAATTCCACCGCCAGATGCGTCTTCCCGAGCAAGAGCGCCTCATTCCGTCGGAGGAATCGTGCCGTGAGGAGGCGTTGCAACTCGCCAGGGAATACAGCCGGCTTCCCAACCGGCGGCACTATTGA